Proteins found in one Vallitalea guaymasensis genomic segment:
- a CDS encoding M23 family metallopeptidase: MAYVTGKHSTYYGPSMTFLRAGSVCNENVTVLWIEGSYYFIEYNISGGLKKRAYVKSNAIPSPGAIPSKTWRTTCDRYILSEGDVYTCQASSYSSHNTRGKKICTIAKGTRVTYFSTEKPNGWAFIEFEYLNMQKVRGYYWAGYMGSSKPYLSTDDFRSYKQYDYIPAGYPMAGYSLSQGFNDKTTRRKGHLGYDIIGGTEAGAIHKGTVVDIRTQYSQHDGVGKAVVLEHEINGEIFYSNYLHLRSIGVEKGDIVYKNQRVGTIGDTGSEPAVHLHLAVYTDHPLIIISGYCSGGKFHPYTFEKTCKISTYTLNKYPLYFYGSTERDYEKKYPRCKGLRYYDPYGVISTEARLISEYRNTLM, from the coding sequence ATGGCATATGTAACAGGCAAGCACAGTACATATTATGGACCAAGTATGACCTTTTTGAGGGCAGGAAGTGTTTGTAATGAGAATGTTACTGTTTTATGGATAGAAGGTTCATACTATTTTATTGAATATAATATTTCTGGTGGATTAAAGAAAAGAGCTTATGTTAAAAGTAATGCTATCCCTTCACCTGGAGCAATTCCTTCCAAAACTTGGCGTACAACATGTGATAGATATATTCTTAGTGAAGGAGATGTTTATACCTGTCAGGCATCAAGTTACAGTTCTCATAATACCCGTGGTAAAAAAATATGTACTATTGCAAAGGGAACAAGAGTTACATATTTTAGTACAGAAAAACCCAATGGCTGGGCATTTATTGAATTTGAATATCTTAATATGCAAAAGGTCAGAGGTTATTATTGGGCAGGATATATGGGAAGTAGCAAACCATATTTGTCAACCGATGATTTCAGGTCATATAAGCAGTATGATTATATTCCTGCTGGATATCCAATGGCTGGGTATAGTCTATCACAAGGTTTTAATGATAAGACTACACGTAGAAAAGGGCATTTGGGTTACGATATAATAGGTGGAACAGAGGCTGGGGCAATTCATAAGGGAACAGTTGTAGATATTAGAACCCAGTATAGCCAACATGATGGAGTTGGAAAAGCTGTAGTTTTAGAACATGAAATCAATGGAGAAATCTTCTATTCTAACTACCTTCATTTAAGGTCTATCGGTGTTGAGAAAGGGGACATTGTTTATAAAAATCAAAGAGTTGGAACTATTGGTGATACAGGCAGTGAACCTGCTGTACATCTTCATTTAGCGGTGTATACTGACCATCCCTTAATCATAATAAGTGGATATTGCAGTGGTGGTAAGTTTCATCCATATACTTTTGAAAAGACATGTAAAATATCAACATATACTTTGAATAAATACCCTTTATATTTTTATGGTAGCACTGAACGTGATTATGAAAAAAAATATCCACGTTGTAAAGGACTCAGATACTATGACCCTTATGGTGTGATATCAACAGAAGCTAGATTAATCAGCGAATATAGAAATACCTTAATGTAA
- a CDS encoding efflux RND transporter permease subunit: MKKFARMIVKHRKLVLLIGVLLMIPSLYGMTNTRVNYDLLTYLPEELDSMKGQEIVDKVFHKAATGLLIIEDMESKDVIKLKEKIDEVEGVEKTLWISDLMDITIPKEFLPSDIKDVFYSENSTLMMIEFTHEAASDATQTAIEDIRGIMNKQCFLSGMSAILRDTIKLADKETPIYVLLAVVLATIVLALTLESTIVPLIFLAAIGMAILYNFGTNIFLGEISYITKSLAAVLQLGVTMDFSIFLLHRYEDELKINSNKDEAMAVAITKTATSIAGSSLTTIAGFLALAVMKLGLGKDIGFVMAKGVFIGVICTITILPALILTFNKVIHRFNHGTVLPSFNGTANFVTKHYKKFVVLFVLLFIPFIYGKANTEVYYNLDESLPRNLDSIVALDKLKTGYDMTTTHMIVIDSETPSYQAKEMLGEIEQLPGVQSVIGYDKLVGPAIPYEYVPDKLTDILEKDGHKLILVNSSFKAATDEQNKQLQDMNDIVKKYDENGMVTGEGALTKDLVELADVDFKNVSIASIVAVFAIILLVFGSVSIPIILVGTIELAIFINMGIPYYTNTTIPFVSSIVIGTIQLGATVDYAILLTTRFREELRHGHDKIEAMRLSLLGSVRSIVTSALTFFGATVGVGFIADMEMIKSLTGMISRGAIISMFVIIFMLPALLLLFEGFIAKTSRKWRRN, from the coding sequence ATGAAAAAGTTTGCAAGAATGATTGTAAAACATAGAAAATTAGTTTTACTAATTGGTGTCTTGTTGATGATACCATCACTTTATGGTATGACTAATACAAGAGTCAATTATGACTTACTAACTTATTTACCAGAAGAGTTAGATTCTATGAAAGGTCAAGAAATAGTTGATAAAGTATTCCATAAAGCAGCCACAGGGTTACTGATTATTGAAGATATGGAATCAAAAGATGTAATTAAATTAAAAGAAAAAATAGATGAAGTAGAAGGTGTTGAAAAAACCCTTTGGATCAGTGATTTAATGGATATCACTATACCTAAAGAATTTCTGCCAAGTGATATAAAAGATGTATTCTACAGCGAGAATTCAACATTGATGATGATAGAATTCACCCATGAAGCTGCATCAGATGCAACTCAGACAGCAATAGAAGACATTAGAGGAATAATGAACAAACAATGTTTCTTAAGTGGTATGTCAGCAATACTTAGAGATACGATTAAATTAGCTGATAAAGAAACACCAATATATGTTTTACTAGCAGTTGTATTAGCTACAATCGTTTTAGCATTGACATTAGAATCAACAATTGTTCCATTGATCTTTTTAGCCGCAATAGGTATGGCTATATTATATAACTTTGGTACTAACATTTTCCTAGGAGAAATATCGTATATAACCAAGTCCCTGGCGGCAGTACTCCAGTTAGGGGTTACCATGGACTTCTCAATCTTCTTATTACATAGATATGAAGATGAACTGAAGATTAACAGTAACAAAGATGAAGCTATGGCTGTTGCAATAACTAAGACAGCAACATCAATTGCAGGTAGTTCATTAACTACTATTGCAGGTTTCTTAGCTTTAGCAGTCATGAAATTAGGATTAGGTAAAGATATAGGTTTTGTAATGGCAAAAGGAGTTTTCATAGGTGTAATATGTACGATAACTATTCTGCCAGCACTTATACTAACTTTCAATAAAGTTATACACAGATTCAATCATGGTACGGTATTACCATCATTTAATGGTACAGCTAATTTTGTAACAAAACACTATAAGAAATTTGTAGTATTGTTTGTTCTATTATTCATACCTTTTATATATGGTAAAGCCAACACAGAAGTATATTATAACCTAGATGAATCACTACCAAGAAATCTTGATTCAATAGTGGCACTTGATAAGCTGAAAACAGGTTATGATATGACTACTACCCATATGATTGTTATTGATTCCGAGACTCCATCATACCAAGCAAAAGAGATGCTAGGAGAAATCGAGCAATTACCAGGAGTTCAGTCAGTTATTGGGTACGATAAATTAGTAGGTCCTGCAATACCTTATGAATATGTACCAGATAAGTTAACGGATATACTTGAAAAAGATGGTCACAAACTCATCTTGGTTAATTCAAGTTTCAAAGCCGCTACAGATGAACAAAACAAACAATTACAAGATATGAATGATATCGTTAAAAAATATGATGAAAACGGTATGGTTACAGGTGAAGGTGCATTGACAAAAGACTTGGTCGAGTTAGCAGATGTGGACTTCAAAAATGTAAGTATAGCATCAATTGTTGCAGTATTCGCAATTATACTATTAGTATTCGGTTCTGTATCAATTCCTATTATCCTAGTAGGAACTATAGAACTTGCGATATTTATTAATATGGGAATACCTTACTATACTAATACGACTATCCCATTTGTATCCTCAATCGTAATTGGAACCATTCAATTGGGAGCAACAGTAGACTATGCAATATTATTAACCACTAGATTCAGAGAAGAGTTGCGACATGGACATGATAAAATCGAAGCTATGAGACTTAGTCTTCTAGGTTCAGTCAGATCAATAGTAACTAGTGCCTTAACATTCTTTGGTGCAACAGTAGGTGTCGGATTCATCGCTGATATGGAAATGATAAAAAGTTTAACAGGTATGATTTCAAGAGGTGCAATAATCAGTATGTTCGTAATCATATTCATGTTACCAGCACTTCTCCTCTTATTTGAAGGATTTATAGCAAAAACTAGTAGAAAATGGCGCAGAAATTAA
- a CDS encoding pseudouridine-5'-phosphate glycosidase yields MLDYMDIKPEVKRALEENKPVVALESTIISHGMSYPENIESAKTCESEIRKEGGVPATIAIIGGRMKVGLTDEELVYFGETKGIRKASRRDVPMLIASKLDGATTVATTMLIANLAGIKVFATGGIGGVHRNAQQTFDISADLMELANTNVAVVSAGVKSILDIGLTLEYLETQGVPVIGYGTNDFPAFYTRKSGYSVDYNADSTEIIAKAIKVKEDLNIKGGMVIGNPIPEEYEMDYDFINNAIDKAVQDAEKKGIKGKNITPFILSEIHHITEGKSLYSNKKLVYNNARVAAKIAKELCALY; encoded by the coding sequence ATGTTAGATTATATGGATATCAAGCCAGAAGTTAAAAGAGCGTTAGAGGAAAATAAACCTGTTGTAGCACTTGAATCGACTATAATATCTCATGGAATGTCATATCCAGAAAATATAGAGAGTGCTAAGACCTGTGAGAGTGAAATCAGAAAAGAAGGTGGAGTACCTGCTACTATAGCTATTATTGGTGGTAGAATGAAAGTGGGATTAACTGATGAAGAACTTGTTTACTTTGGAGAAACCAAAGGGATAAGAAAAGCAAGTAGAAGAGATGTTCCCATGTTGATAGCCAGTAAACTTGATGGAGCAACAACAGTTGCCACTACAATGCTCATTGCTAATTTGGCAGGAATCAAGGTGTTTGCAACAGGAGGTATCGGAGGAGTTCATAGAAATGCCCAACAGACATTTGATATATCTGCTGATTTGATGGAGCTGGCTAATACTAATGTAGCTGTTGTAAGTGCAGGGGTGAAATCTATATTAGATATTGGTCTAACATTGGAATACTTAGAGACTCAAGGAGTTCCAGTTATTGGATATGGAACTAATGATTTTCCTGCTTTCTATACTAGAAAAAGTGGGTATAGTGTAGATTATAATGCAGATTCTACGGAAATAATCGCTAAAGCAATAAAGGTAAAAGAAGATTTAAATATAAAAGGTGGTATGGTTATAGGTAATCCAATACCAGAAGAATATGAGATGGATTATGATTTCATAAATAATGCCATTGACAAAGCTGTACAAGATGCAGAGAAAAAAGGGATTAAGGGTAAGAATATTACACCTTTCATTTTATCTGAAATACATCATATAACAGAAGGAAAGAGTCTATATTCTAATAAAAAATTAGTATATAATAATGCAAGAGTGGCAGCTAAGATAGCTAAGGAGTTATGTGCATTATATTAA
- a CDS encoding extracellular solute-binding protein: MKKLITTLLITTVIIASITGCEQAKKKVVKFGATADYYGETKSVIEQFNGSQDTYEVQLVEFDGSNTDVHDKIKTSISKGSSDLDVISMDVTWAGEFAGEGYLEPIDVRMQEKGYKKTDFNEGAMRAGNYEGQQYTLPFYLDLGLLYYRKDIVEETEAQVLESGNYTYTDLSKLADKYKGQENTETGFVFQSGVYEGLTINVTEFTNSFHTLKTGLETMKMFVDADYTPNDILYYKENDTNDAFIQGKTVFSRNWPYQSKLVNNEQLQLNLKKEQIGIAPLPNGGVIGGYVLGINKNSSNKDGAWEFIRYISSEEGQKTIVIQGQHIPGYNSLLTDADIMDSNELFKSQGYKNALASSIVRPISDKYKKVSDTIQMNVHKYLSGAQDLGITIKELEKLITDNKIISKQ; encoded by the coding sequence ATGAAGAAATTAATTACTACACTATTGATTACTACAGTAATAATAGCATCCATAACAGGATGTGAGCAGGCTAAGAAAAAAGTTGTTAAATTTGGAGCTACTGCTGATTATTACGGTGAAACAAAGTCTGTAATAGAACAATTCAATGGATCACAAGATACCTACGAAGTTCAATTAGTAGAATTTGATGGCAGTAATACTGATGTCCACGATAAAATAAAAACGTCCATATCTAAGGGTTCATCCGATTTGGATGTCATATCTATGGATGTAACATGGGCAGGAGAATTTGCAGGAGAAGGTTATTTAGAGCCTATTGATGTAAGAATGCAGGAAAAAGGTTATAAGAAAACTGACTTCAATGAAGGAGCCATGAGAGCAGGCAATTATGAAGGTCAACAATACACATTACCTTTTTATCTCGACCTAGGATTACTATACTATAGAAAAGATATCGTAGAAGAAACAGAAGCACAAGTATTAGAAAGTGGTAATTATACTTATACAGATTTATCTAAGTTAGCAGATAAATATAAAGGACAAGAAAATACAGAAACAGGATTCGTATTTCAATCCGGAGTGTACGAAGGATTAACCATAAATGTAACGGAATTCACTAACTCATTTCATACCCTAAAAACAGGATTGGAAACAATGAAAATGTTCGTTGATGCTGATTACACACCAAATGATATTTTATACTACAAAGAAAATGATACCAATGATGCATTTATACAAGGCAAAACCGTATTTTCAAGAAACTGGCCCTATCAATCCAAACTAGTTAACAATGAACAACTCCAACTAAATCTAAAAAAAGAACAGATTGGAATAGCACCATTACCTAACGGAGGTGTAATAGGAGGCTATGTATTAGGAATAAACAAAAACTCATCCAACAAAGATGGAGCTTGGGAATTCATAAGATATATTTCTAGCGAAGAAGGTCAAAAAACAATAGTTATCCAGGGTCAACATATACCAGGATATAATAGCTTATTGACAGACGCTGATATAATGGACTCAAATGAATTGTTCAAATCACAAGGCTATAAGAACGCATTAGCCTCATCAATAGTTAGACCTATCTCAGATAAATATAAAAAAGTATCAGACACCATACAGATGAATGTACACAAATACTTATCAGGAGCCCAAGACCTAGGTATAACCATCAAAGAATTAGAAAAACTAATAACCGACAATAAAATAATCTCAAAACAATAA
- a CDS encoding TetR/AcrR family transcriptional regulator: MSKIIENKKQKKNAIFSSAYELFTTKGFDKTAINDIVKKAGVAKGTFYLYFRDKNQILDNIILKKSSVIIKEAFEETMDKEHENFIDAIIFFTNYTIEYLKDNIILLSLIYKNLSWGLYRKALSGPELSKDMDEIYRTFLGKLKDHNIPVEDVDKTLFLIIELVGSTCYSSIILKEPASIDEMKPILFNVIRKMLE; this comes from the coding sequence ATGAGTAAGATTATAGAGAATAAAAAGCAAAAGAAGAACGCTATCTTTAGTTCAGCATATGAATTGTTTACAACTAAAGGTTTTGATAAGACTGCAATAAACGATATTGTAAAAAAGGCAGGTGTGGCTAAAGGTACTTTCTACCTCTATTTTAGAGATAAGAATCAAATACTTGATAATATAATTTTAAAGAAAAGTTCAGTTATCATAAAAGAAGCGTTTGAAGAAACTATGGATAAAGAACATGAAAACTTTATTGATGCTATTATATTCTTTACTAATTATACAATAGAATACCTCAAGGATAATATTATTCTTTTAAGTCTCATCTACAAAAACTTATCGTGGGGATTGTATAGAAAAGCATTAAGTGGTCCTGAATTAAGTAAGGACATGGATGAAATATACAGAACATTTTTAGGTAAGTTAAAAGACCATAATATTCCTGTTGAAGATGTGGATAAAACATTATTTCTTATTATCGAGTTAGTTGGTTCAACTTGTTATAGCTCAATTATCCTAAAAGAGCCAGCAAGCATAGATGAAATGAAGCCAATTCTTTTCAATGTAATAAGGAAAATGCTTGAATAG
- a CDS encoding class I SAM-dependent methyltransferase, protein MDYNYQKSYWNKMADSKNFTTPFQFNVFSKYISKNDTILDIGCGYGRTLDQLYEKGYNNLYGIDFSKNMIDRGKLQYPHLNLKCTDSKTLEYEDNSFDAVIILAVLTSIISDNDQRALISEIRRILKPKGVIYINDFLINSDERNVKRYNVFHNKFNKYGVFELPEGAIMRHHTVDWIRELLSCFDRIEFKEMSYTTMNGNTSKGFYYLGRKEV, encoded by the coding sequence ATGGACTATAATTATCAAAAATCTTATTGGAATAAGATGGCAGATAGTAAGAACTTTACTACTCCATTTCAATTTAATGTTTTTTCTAAGTATATATCTAAAAATGATACAATCTTAGATATAGGCTGTGGTTATGGAAGGACTTTAGACCAATTATATGAAAAGGGATACAACAATTTATATGGAATTGATTTCTCTAAGAATATGATTGACAGAGGAAAACTTCAATATCCTCATCTTAATCTAAAATGCACAGATAGTAAGACTTTAGAATATGAAGATAACTCTTTTGATGCTGTTATTATACTTGCTGTTCTAACTAGTATTATCAGTGATAATGACCAGAGAGCATTGATATCTGAGATCAGACGGATTTTGAAACCTAAGGGCGTCATTTATATAAATGATTTCTTGATTAATTCTGATGAAAGAAATGTTAAGAGGTATAATGTTTTTCATAACAAGTTTAATAAGTATGGTGTGTTTGAATTACCAGAGGGTGCTATTATGAGGCATCATACGGTGGATTGGATTAGGGAATTGCTTAGTTGTTTTGATAGGATTGAGTTTAAAGAGATGTCATATACTACGATGAATGGTAATACTTCCAAAGGGTTTTATTATTTGGGTAGGAAGGAAGTATAG
- a CDS encoding winged helix-turn-helix domain-containing protein: MVSDINYNIVIDFIQSITRIINANEWPDYAKRFKLNNDISEYVKYVQDNMDPILKRDMEYYCGKFCKGLFAVIFYAIDEDINDIGILLDNMDKMSGEDLVNIIIQKLELDIPKDASEKQIQTVIEDDLRNDMQDLDKVEIYMDYFRYPNEMKERLVITLREYYNKFFESIEQDVKDFMDKKLNEHRLLIKEDYDKFFDNMVMLIDKDVVIDKEVKFYICYFSEIGCGLRYTEDGVYTITYGYGLEQKYDDNMKKMEYRELIKLLNDDNRFKIIDLLGKRSWYSKELADHLGITTATMSYHIKKMSTLGIFDIETGKNKRLYYRLNKNKFIKIVNNMLFDIIDAQE, encoded by the coding sequence ATGGTATCTGATATAAATTATAATATAGTAATAGATTTCATACAATCAATTACTAGGATAATCAATGCTAATGAGTGGCCAGATTATGCAAAAAGATTTAAACTGAATAATGACATTTCAGAATATGTCAAGTATGTTCAAGACAATATGGATCCTATATTAAAAAGGGATATGGAATATTATTGCGGTAAGTTTTGCAAAGGATTGTTTGCAGTAATTTTCTACGCAATAGATGAAGATATCAATGATATTGGTATATTACTTGATAATATGGATAAGATGTCTGGGGAGGACTTAGTTAATATAATTATTCAAAAACTGGAGCTTGATATTCCAAAAGATGCTAGTGAAAAACAAATACAAACAGTCATTGAGGATGATTTGCGAAATGATATGCAGGATTTGGATAAAGTTGAAATATACATGGATTACTTCAGGTATCCTAATGAAATGAAAGAAAGATTGGTAATAACGCTAAGAGAATATTATAATAAATTCTTTGAATCCATAGAACAAGATGTTAAAGACTTCATGGATAAAAAATTAAATGAGCATAGATTGTTGATAAAAGAAGATTATGACAAATTCTTTGATAATATGGTTATGCTGATAGATAAAGATGTAGTTATAGATAAAGAAGTTAAGTTTTATATATGTTATTTCAGCGAAATAGGTTGTGGACTCAGATATACTGAAGACGGAGTTTATACTATCACCTATGGGTATGGATTAGAACAAAAATATGATGATAACATGAAGAAGATGGAATATAGAGAGCTGATAAAGCTACTCAATGATGATAATCGTTTCAAAATAATTGATTTGTTAGGCAAAAGATCATGGTATAGCAAAGAATTGGCAGATCATCTAGGTATAACTACTGCAACTATGAGCTATCATATTAAAAAAATGAGTACATTAGGAATATTTGATATTGAGACAGGTAAAAATAAAAGATTATATTATAGATTAAATAAAAATAAATTCATAAAAATAGTCAATAATATGTTATTTGATATTATTGATGCTCAAGAATAA
- a CDS encoding carbohydrate kinase, whose amino-acid sequence MTGREKEILELIKRNPLISQKEIGEKLNITRSSVGVHITNLIKKGYIKGRGYVMNKSDYVTVIGAANIDIHGFTEEKLIERDSNPGHIKICLGGVGRNISENLARLGIDTKLISATGGDMNSKRLIDECNQVGIDMEHSLILPDQNASIYLAIMDVKGDMSIALSDMSIVDRMTPEFIKSKYHIIKNSEVIVVDTCLSRQVIEFILNNFKDKKILLDPVSIRKSRRVKDIIGGFHTIKLNKHEAEFLSDIKIEDARGLKKAVDYFIDQGVKRVFITLGEKGVYYGEGDYTNTYKAPKISVVNATGAGDAFMAGVVYGNLYDKGIDEIAKFSTAAAILALKHHETVNPNMSIESINKIMEEIEC is encoded by the coding sequence ATGACTGGTCGAGAAAAGGAAATATTAGAATTGATTAAAAGAAACCCACTTATTTCACAGAAAGAGATAGGTGAAAAGCTTAATATTACTCGTTCATCAGTTGGGGTTCATATTACTAATCTAATAAAAAAAGGTTATATCAAAGGGAGAGGATATGTCATGAATAAGTCCGATTATGTAACAGTAATTGGAGCAGCTAATATTGATATTCATGGATTTACTGAAGAAAAACTTATTGAGAGAGATTCTAATCCTGGACATATCAAAATATGTCTTGGTGGTGTAGGGAGGAATATCTCTGAAAATTTGGCTAGATTAGGAATTGATACAAAACTTATTTCAGCAACAGGAGGTGATATGAATAGTAAGAGACTTATTGATGAATGTAATCAGGTAGGTATTGATATGGAACATTCTCTGATATTACCAGATCAGAATGCATCAATTTATTTAGCGATCATGGATGTAAAAGGTGATATGTCCATAGCTTTATCAGACATGAGCATTGTTGATAGAATGACACCAGAATTCATTAAAAGTAAGTATCATATAATCAAGAATTCTGAAGTCATAGTTGTTGATACCTGCTTATCAAGACAAGTCATAGAATTCATTTTAAACAATTTTAAAGATAAAAAAATATTATTGGACCCTGTATCAATAAGGAAATCAAGAAGAGTAAAAGATATAATTGGTGGTTTTCATACAATAAAACTTAATAAGCACGAAGCAGAGTTCCTTTCGGATATTAAGATAGAAGATGCTCGTGGTCTTAAGAAGGCAGTTGATTATTTTATTGATCAAGGTGTTAAGAGAGTATTTATTACTTTGGGTGAGAAAGGGGTATATTACGGAGAAGGTGACTATACTAATACATATAAAGCACCAAAAATAAGTGTGGTGAATGCTACAGGTGCAGGAGATGCCTTTATGGCAGGAGTTGTATATGGGAATCTATATGATAAGGGTATTGATGAGATTGCAAAATTTTCTACAGCAGCTGCAATATTGGCACTAAAACATCACGAAACGGTTAATCCAAATATGAGTATAGAAAGTATTAATAAAATAATGGAGGAGATAGAATGTTAG
- a CDS encoding MFS transporter yields MNKTKKNTILFLLGKLVSLFGTRIYGFAMGLYILKITGSALNFSISILLSTIPALIFGPIGGVIADRVDRKKMVLLADFFSGVIMFIAFGLSQIFGLELWIIYMSTVLLSILNALFATAFDAALPNLVDESSLSKVNSYNQAMNSLTGVLAPIIGGIVYALVPPTMFILFNGISFVLSTFSEYFIDFYWKVEKSVEKIVIKEVDFFANIKEGFAYIKTKSLIFSVISVAVFINFLFTAINVAIPHIVVVQFNMSDEIYGIIESALAIGSLFVSITFANKLGVLKPLKMGLFVIGLGIINILFSVPLIATGLLDINNFVAVYYSILFFLMGCILVLINIPMAVYIQKTTDDEYRGRVMGLNGTLCMAISPLGYLLHGFLLDLIPTYIIMIYAGVGIFLIAIYMIKKMNKIIENDESIVGVKDTLKVAEAES; encoded by the coding sequence ATGAATAAGACTAAGAAAAATACAATTTTGTTTTTATTAGGAAAACTAGTATCTTTATTTGGAACACGTATTTATGGATTTGCTATGGGGCTGTACATATTAAAAATAACAGGTTCTGCTCTTAACTTCTCTATAAGTATATTACTATCAACAATACCTGCATTGATTTTTGGTCCTATTGGAGGAGTTATAGCTGATAGGGTGGATAGAAAGAAAATGGTTCTGTTAGCAGATTTCTTTAGTGGCGTTATAATGTTTATCGCTTTTGGATTAAGTCAGATTTTTGGATTGGAACTTTGGATAATATATATGTCAACAGTTTTACTTTCAATACTTAATGCATTGTTTGCAACAGCTTTTGATGCAGCTTTACCTAACTTGGTAGATGAATCCAGTTTAAGTAAAGTGAATTCATATAACCAAGCTATGAATAGTTTAACAGGTGTATTAGCACCGATTATAGGTGGTATTGTCTATGCACTAGTGCCCCCAACCATGTTCATACTATTTAATGGTATATCATTTGTATTATCAACTTTCTCAGAATACTTTATTGATTTTTATTGGAAAGTAGAAAAAAGCGTAGAAAAAATAGTTATCAAAGAAGTAGACTTTTTTGCTAATATTAAAGAAGGATTTGCTTATATTAAAACTAAAAGCTTAATATTTAGTGTTATATCCGTTGCTGTTTTCATCAATTTTCTGTTTACAGCTATAAATGTTGCTATACCACATATTGTAGTTGTTCAATTCAATATGTCAGATGAGATATATGGTATTATTGAATCTGCACTGGCAATAGGTTCTTTATTTGTTTCAATTACATTCGCTAATAAATTGGGAGTATTGAAGCCATTGAAAATGGGTCTTTTCGTAATTGGGTTGGGTATTATAAATATACTTTTCAGTGTTCCATTAATAGCTACTGGATTACTTGATATTAACAATTTTGTAGCTGTATATTATAGTATTCTATTCTTCCTTATGGGATGTATTCTTGTACTAATCAATATTCCTATGGCTGTTTATATACAGAAGACTACAGATGATGAATATAGAGGTAGAGTGATGGGATTGAATGGTACACTTTGTATGGCGATTTCACCTCTAGGTTACTTATTACATGGATTTTTACTTGATTTAATACCAACATATATTATAATGATATATGCAGGGGTTGGTATATTCTTGATTGCAATATACATGATTAAGAAAATGAATAAAATAATTGAGAATGATGAATCAATCGTTGGGGTTAAAGACACTTTAAAAGTTGCTGAGGCAGAAAGTTGA
- a CDS encoding nucleoside phosphorylase, with product MKQPHILCSDNDIEKMVILPGDPERVLRVAGFLDTWEEVAYNREFRTIKGTYKEMPITVTSTGIGGASATIALEELIACGAKYFIRIGSAGACNNQIDIGDLIIPTGVVREEGASRMYVSDNYPAVASFNLLRVINDTSIKLGYKTFMGITRSHDSFYIDNEREIMKHWNSKNVLGSDMETSAIYTVGSLRQIHVASILNNVVRYEADVKDAINDYVDDETKATEGEKKEIILALESFYNLYCELFDNQ from the coding sequence ATGAAACAACCACATATACTATGTAGTGACAATGACATTGAAAAAATGGTTATATTGCCTGGAGACCCAGAACGTGTACTACGAGTGGCCGGCTTTTTAGATACTTGGGAAGAAGTTGCTTATAATCGTGAGTTTAGAACTATCAAAGGGACATATAAGGAAATGCCAATTACAGTGACATCAACTGGTATAGGTGGTGCTTCAGCAACTATTGCCCTTGAAGAACTAATAGCTTGTGGTGCAAAGTACTTTATTCGAATAGGCAGTGCAGGTGCTTGTAATAACCAGATTGATATTGGAGATTTGATAATACCTACAGGTGTAGTTAGAGAAGAAGGAGCTTCAAGAATGTACGTAAGTGATAACTATCCTGCAGTAGCAAGCTTCAATCTTCTAAGAGTTATAAATGATACAAGCATAAAATTAGGTTACAAAACTTTTATGGGTATTACAAGAAGTCATGACTCTTTTTATATTGATAATGAACGTGAAATAATGAAACATTGGAATTCCAAGAACGTCCTAGGCTCAGATATGGAGACATCTGCTATCTATACTGTAGGCTCCCTTAGACAAATACACGTAGCAAGTATCCTCAATAATGTCGTAAGATATGAAGCAGATGTAAAAGACGCTATCAACGATTATGTAGACGATGAAACAAAAGCCACCGAAGGCGAAAAAAAAGAAATAATCCTAGCCCTTGAATCATTCTACAACTTATATTGTGAGCTATTTGATAATCAATAA